The DNA sequence TGTACGCACGAGGGAAGCGGTCTCGGGCGAAGTGAAGCGGATATACAGGGCCTTTGCCCGCGGTCCACCGTTCCGGAGGGCCTCGCCATCCGGGGCAGCAGGGTACATGATGCCGATGAACTGGTACGCCTCTGGCTCCGGGAGAGGGGATGGCACAGCAACCCGGTACCCCCCGGCACCCATGGTAGTGAAAATCATTCGAATGTAGTGGAGATATGAAAATGTCAGGAATTGAACATACAAGAGAAGCGGGTAAAAAAACCTTTGAGCTCAGTGAAAAGGTAACGGTTGAACAAGTATCCTATACGAACAGGTACGGAATTACCGTTGCGGCGGACATGTACCTGTCAAAGGATATCGACACGTCGAAGCAATATCCGGCACTTGTCATCGGAACACCATACGGTGGGGTAAAAGAGCAGGGCGCCGGTATTTACGCACAGAACATGGCAGAACGGGGATTCGTTGCCATTGCGTTCGACGAATCGTATAACGGAGAAAGCGGTGGAGAACCACGGCACGTCTCCTCTCCGGATATATTCGTCGAAGACTTCAGCGCAGGAGTGGACTTTCTGGGTACGCGCCCGTTCGTAGACAGAGAAAAGATCGGAGCGATCGGTATCTGCGGAAGCGGAGCATTTTCCATCACTGCAGCTCAGGTCGACCCGCGTATCAAGGCCGTTGCCACTGCAAGCATGTATGATATGAGCAGGATGATACGAAAGGGATGGGAAGACTCGATGACTGATGAAGAGCGTGCCCAAACGTTGGTTCAGCTTGGCGAGCAGAGATGGAACGACGTTGAAAATGGCAGTCCGGCGCTGCCCGATGGATTCCCGAGTGAACCCGCGGGTTCCATTCCGGAAGGACTGGACCCCATCACCAGTGAATTCTTTGAATACTATGGCATGAAACGCGGCCATCATCCGAATGCAGGAGCGGTATTCACCATGACGAGCAGCATGGCATTCATGAATTTCCCGCTGATGAACTACATCGAAACCATTTCGCCACGGCAGGTCCTGTTCATCATCGGTGAGAATGCCCACTCGAGGTATTTCAGTGAAGATGCGTATGAAATGGCTGCAGAACCCAAGGAACTCTTCATTGTTCCGGGAGCACGACATATCGACCTGTACGACCGGACCGACATGATCCCGTTTGACAAACTGGCATCATTCTTCGCAACGATGTAGGGTGAATACTGGAATATCGGAGTTCCAACGAACCGAAATGTGAACACTTGCCCGTGGATGAAAGGCGGAAGACGTACTTTTTTTGTTTCCCTGTGAGTGATCGGTCGATCACAACGCGGCGAAACAAATCAAACACCGGGAATCCCCCATCATCCATGGATAAAAGATACCCTGGTATGGTGGGCGGATTATCCCGTTCCCATTGAAAGAATCGGGTAAATCCGGGGAACCGGTTTGAAAGGAAGAAAAAGTTGAACGTTTGATGATCGAAGGTAAGGCGATACCAATGACAATTCCACAACAATTCGAAGAGCGTATCATATTCCCTGTTGGAGAGAAGATTGAGAATGAATATTTCAGGGGACCGGCATGGCTCGGCGTCCTCGTGGCCCCCGACAGCGCATGGAACTGCCCGATATTCAACGTAACATTTGAACCCGGTGTACGAAACAACTGGCACAGGCACCCCGGTGGCCAGATCCTGCTTGTCACAGCAGGCACTGGCTATTACCAGGAAGAAGGGAAGACGGCACGGCTGCTCAACAAAGGCGATGTCGTGCAGATCCCGCCGGATGTCAGGCACTGGCACGGTGCAGCGGCTGACAGCTGGTTTTCTCATATTGCCATAAGCACGAACGTGCAACAAGGGGATGTCGAATGGATGGAACCCGTGACAGATGAGGAATATCCGGAATAATGGTAATCCGGTGATGCTTCAACTATCACCCATCATTGGAAGTGTGAGTAAACTCCCCGTGTGATCAAAAATAAAAAAATAGCTGGAAATTCCCGTCAGCTCACTTGATCTTTTTGTTGAGCTTCTTGAGCTTCTTCTTGGCGGCGTCACTACCTCCGGCCGCCTGCTTCTCAAGCTCTTCTGCCTTGGCCTTCTTCGCTTTGTTCTGCTTCTCCATTTGTTTTTTACTCATTGCCATGCAGTTACCTCGCCAGGCCTAGGTCTGGTTGTATTTATATTATTTTATTCATTTAAGGCAGTGTCGTTGTCGGCCTTGGCAAGTGCCTCTGTCACTTTGGTACCGGGACAGTCAGGTCCGTTTCTTTTGAACGGAGAGCGACTCATGCGCCCATTCGATCAATTCCTCCGGGTTTTCCAGGATGTCCGGGGGTATCTCGTAGTAGGACGACATTGGCGGTTTGTTTGGGTACGGTTTGAATGGTGCGGACCCTGCCGCCACATATTTGTCCCGTGTTGTGTCATCAACCTTCAGATAGAGAACATCATCAGCTACAAGGCCAAACATCAAACCGTCACGATAGAGCCCGGCACCGCCGAACATTTTTCGTACGGTGACGCCGCCCCACGCTGACACCTGATCAAGAATATAATCAAGAAATTCGTCCGATACCGCCATATGATAGTTCCCTGAGTTTCCAAAGAACAAGAGGATGCCGCCTAATGATCAGTCTGTATCGGCTTTTTTGACGGCGTCACCCAATAGAAACCCTCATCCCCATGGCACACCACTCTTCTGGCATGAAAAACATCGAAATGAAGCTTGAGGGCACCATCCTCACGATGAAGATTGATATATCGAAGGATTTCGGCCCGTCGAAGTCCGGCAAGTCCATCACCATCGCCTCGACGGAGGGCAACATCGCCGTACCCGGTGCCGAGGAGGTCAAGGTCGGGCTGAACGTGTATAAGAGTAAGAAGTGACCACGGTTTCAACATAGGGGCACTGCCATGAAACCGATGGACGAATCATCCTACGTTGACCGGACATTCGAATCACTGGACTATGCGGATGCGGAATTTCGCGGCATGGAATTTGAGTCATGCACCTTCCGGGACTGTACGTTTTCGGGCAGTGATCTGTCGGGCACTGTCTTCACCGACTGCCGGTTCATCGACTGCAACCTGA is a window from the Methanovulcanius yangii genome containing:
- a CDS encoding TfoX/Sxy family protein; translation: MAVSDEFLDYILDQVSAWGGVTVRKMFGGAGLYRDGLMFGLVADDVLYLKVDDTTRDKYVAAGSAPFKPYPNKPPMSSYYEIPPDILENPEELIEWAHESLSVQKKRT
- a CDS encoding cupin domain-containing protein, producing MTIPQQFEERIIFPVGEKIENEYFRGPAWLGVLVAPDSAWNCPIFNVTFEPGVRNNWHRHPGGQILLVTAGTGYYQEEGKTARLLNKGDVVQIPPDVRHWHGAAADSWFSHIAISTNVQQGDVEWMEPVTDEEYPE
- a CDS encoding alpha/beta hydrolase — encoded protein: MSGIEHTREAGKKTFELSEKVTVEQVSYTNRYGITVAADMYLSKDIDTSKQYPALVIGTPYGGVKEQGAGIYAQNMAERGFVAIAFDESYNGESGGEPRHVSSPDIFVEDFSAGVDFLGTRPFVDREKIGAIGICGSGAFSITAAQVDPRIKAVATASMYDMSRMIRKGWEDSMTDEERAQTLVQLGEQRWNDVENGSPALPDGFPSEPAGSIPEGLDPITSEFFEYYGMKRGHHPNAGAVFTMTSSMAFMNFPLMNYIETISPRQVLFIIGENAHSRYFSEDAYEMAAEPKELFIVPGARHIDLYDRTDMIPFDKLASFFATM